A segment of the Siphonobacter curvatus genome:
TGGCTTAAACCAATCAGGGGTAAAGCAAGGAAAATTTTTTTCATATCCGTCGATAAAAAGGTTTACCAAAATTGGGAAGTATAGTCCACTAAAGGTATAAATATTTCGTTAAATACACATATCACGATATAAACGATAGCGATCACAAGAAAAACAATAGCGATAAGTTTGCGAAGAGTCGCGATCATTCTTTTTTAAACATTCCCCCTGTTTTCTGCTTACGTATTCAAAAACAGTAGGAATTCATGAACCAAACGGCAGCCGTTATCGGAGCGGGCATAGGCGGTATTGCCACCGCTATACGTTTAGCCGTGAAGGGCTATCCCGTTACCGTATTTGAGGCGAATACGTATCCCGGCGGCAAGTTGTCGGCTTTTGAAGAAAAAGGGTATCGCTTCGATGCGGGGCCTTCGCTGTTCACCATGCCTCAACTAGTCGAGGAACTTTTTATACTGGCAGGCGAAGATCCCAGGGAGCATTTTACCTACGAACGCCTGCCCGACATCTGTCATTACTTCTGGGATGATGGTACGTGGCTGACGGCTTCGGCGAATCCGGACCAGTTTGCTCAGGAAGTGGAACAAACCCTCGGCGAACCAGCGGCTCACGTTCGTAACTTCCTTCAACACAGTGCCTTTCAATACGACATTACCGAACAGCTTTTCCTGAAAGATTCCCTGCATAAAGCGTCCACTTGGCTCAGTCGGAAAGCCCTGCGAGGCTACCTGAATTTTCCACGACTGGGGGTTTTAGGTACCATGAATCAGGCGAACGAACAACGTTTCCAGCAGACGAAAGTCGTACAACTCTTCAACCGTTACGCAACGTATAACGGCTCCGATCCGTATCAGACGCCCGCGTTGCTCAACATGATTCCGCATCTGGAGTACAACATCGGAGCGTATTTTCCGAAAAAAGGGATGGTCAGTATCACCGAAAGTCTGATCGCTCTGGCCGAGCGAAAAGGGGTTCAGTTTCGGTACCAGTCCAAAGTGGAACGCATTCAGGTACGCGATGGCAAAGCTGTCGGTGTGGTAGTGCAGGGTCAGGAAATTCCCTGTAGTATAGTTGTCTCAAACATGGACATTACGCCCACGTACCGAAAATTGCTTCCCACCGAGAAAGCCCCGGAGCGTACGTTACAACAACCCCGTTCGGGTTCAGGTCTGATTTTCTACTGGGGCGTACGGCGGGAATTTGCGGAACTGGGCGTACACAATATTTTCTTTTCGAACGATTACAAGGCCGAGTTCGAACACCAGTTTCAGTATAAAACTATTTACTACGACCCCACGGTATACCTGCACATCAGTTCCAAAATCAAGAAGGACGATGCCCCCGCAGGCGGTGAAAACTGGTTTGTACTCATTAACGCTCCCGCCAACGAGGGGCAAGATTGGGACACCATCATTGCCCAAACCCGGCAAGCTATCCTGGCAAAAGTCAGCCGGAGCCTAGGCGTGGACATAGAACCATTCATTGAGAGTGAATCGATATTAGACCCCCGAAGTATTGAACTTCGTACCTCTTCCTATCAGGGAGCCCTCTACGGAACTTCGTCTAATAATCGGTTTGCGGCCTTTTTACGGCATCCCAATTTTTCGTCCCGCATCAAAAATCTGTATTTCGTGGGCGGTAGTGTACACCCAGGCGGCGGAATTCCGTTGTGTTTATTTTCAGCCCGTATTGTCGCCGGAATGGTTCCCGAAACCAGTAGCTAGAAAGTACTGGGGCTTATTCAACAATTATTGAACAAAATCATTTGTATAACGTTACAGAACCAAAAGCTTTTCCCAAGGAGAATTTCTTATTAACGAAAGGCTTTTACTTCTTAACCAATGCTTTGGCTTCATTGAATCATCAAACTACCAACCCATGCAACCTTATCCTTAGCCCGTCGTTCAAAGCCGCTGAAGCTTGCTTTGGAGCTCGCGACAAATGTGTGTTTTTTCAAGCTATACCTTTTTGGCGGAAATTTTAAGGAAATTTGAGAATATTTTCCTTCTCAGTCTTTTGCATCCCCTACCTTTGCCCAATTATTCGAGCAGTTTTCAGATATGGACCAATATTCATATATCGCCAATGCGGACGTGGATTACATTTCCGACTTGTACGATAAATACCAACAGGACCCTTCCAGCGTCGATACGAGCTGGCAAAACTTCTTTAAAGGCTACGATTTTTCCGTCATTTACGGTGAAAAAGGAGCCACCAATGGCGTTTCTTCTAACGGAACTTCTAATGGTCAGGCTAAACCAGCCGATGCGGGCCTTATCGCCAAAGAAGGCTCTGTACTGAGTTTGATTAAAGCGTACCGTTCCCGCGGTCACTTGCTGGCGAAAACGAATCCGCTGGGTTACGATCGTAACGTAGAGGCCCGCCTGACGTTGGAAGATTACAAACTTTCCGAGAAAGATCTGGATACGGTTTTCGAAGCCGGTCATTTCTTGCTGGGTCGTTCGGCTACGCTACGCGAAATCATGGCCGCTCTGGAGAAAATCTACGCGGGCAATATTGGTTTCGAGTACATGTACGTACGGAACATGGAAGAAAAAGAGTGGCTGCGGAATCAGATTGAGAAAGCCGCTCTGGTATTCGATCCGACGAAAGAAGAAAAAGAACGCATTCTAAAGAAGCTCAACGAAGCCGTTACGTTCGAGCAATTCCTGCACACTAAATTCCTGGGTCAGAAACGCTTCTCGCTCGAAGGTGGCGAAGCAACAATTTCTTCTTTGGATACGATCATCAATACGTCCGCCGATATGGGCGTGAAGGAAGTGATGATCGGGATGGCTCACCGGGGCCGTCTGAACGTGCTGGTAAACATCATGCACAAATCCTACGATGAAATCATCAGCGGTTTCGTAGGACAGGTACCTGAACTGGAAGACAACCTCCCCAACGATATTAACTTTGGTGGAGACGTAAAATATCACCTAGGTTATTCAAGCACCCACGTAACGCCCAAAGGAACGGAAGTAAGTCTGAAACTGGCTCCGAACCCTTCGCACCTGGAAACGGTAAACCCCGTGGTGGAAGGTTTTGTACGCAGCCGGGCCGATGGAATTTTCGAAGGCGATTACGACAAGGTTATGCCCATCTTGATTCACGGCGATGCCGCCGTAGCGGGTCAGGGTATTGTGTATGAAGTGACGCAAATGGCGAAACTTCCTGCCTATAAAACGGGGGGTACCATTCACTTCGTCATCAACAACCAGATTGGTTTTACGACGGATGCGGCGGAAGGCCGTTCGGCGATTTACTGTACGGACATTGCCAAAATCATCGACGCTCCCGTATTCCACGTGAACGGGGACGATCCGGAAGCCGTAATGTTTGTATCGAAAATGGCCGTTGAATACCGTCAGGAATTCAATCAGGACGTATTCATCAATATGCTTTGCTACCGTCGCTGGGGGCACAACGAGTCGGATGAACCGGCGTTCACCCAACCGACGATGTACTCGCAGATCAAGCTGCACAAGAACGTACTCGAACTCTATAACGAGCAACTGGTCAGCCGTGGTAAAGTAGATGCCAAGCTGGCCAAGGGCATGGAAGCTGAATTCAAGCAATTCCTACAGGATCGTCTGGATGGCGTGAAGCAGGCCGAAGCTCCGGTATTCCACCCGCTCAAACTCGACGAAGACTGGAAAGCCCTGCGGTACGGGTCAGCGGAGGATTTCGAGCAATCACCCGACACGAGCGTTTCCCGCGAGAATCTGGATAAAATTTTCAAAGCCCTGACGACGTTGCCTGAAGGTTTTAAACCGCTCAAGCAGATCGATAAACTGATTTCTGACCGGAAGAAATTACTGGAAGAAAACGGTCAGGTGAACTGGGCGACGGCCGAGCTGATGGCCTACGGTTCCTTGCTAATGGAAGGCAAAACGGTACGGATGACGGGTCAGGACGTACAACGGGGCACCTTTAGCCACCGTCACGCAGTTCTGCACGACGCCGAGAATAACAAGACCTATACGCAGATCGACCACATTGAAGAAGGTCAGGAGCAGATGCAAATCTTCAACTCCCTCCTTTCGGAATACGGTGTACTCGGCTTTGAGTTTGGTTACTCAATGGCCAACGCTCACGCCCTGGTGATCTGGGAAGCTCAGTTTGGTGACTTCGCCAACGGTGCTCAAATCATTATTGACCAGTTTGTCAGCTCCTGCGAATCGAAATGGGGTCTGCAAAACGGTCTGGTGATGTTACTGCCCCACGGCTACGAAGGTCAGGGTCCGGAGCACTCGAATGCCCGCCCCGAACGCTTCCTGCAGTTATGCGGTGACTATAACATGGTGGTAGCCAACGTGACGACACCAGCTAACATTTTCCACCTCATGCGGCGTCAGCTGACCTGGGATTTCCGGAAACCGCTGGTCATCATGTCTCCCAAATCCATGCTGCGTCATCCGCTTAACGTATCCCCGCTTGAAGATTTGACGAAAGGTGGCTTCCGGGAAGTGATTGGCGATTCGTACGTGAATCCGAAAGAGGTCAAGAAAGTCCTGTTGTGTACGGGTAAAGTATATTACGACTTACTCGACAAACAGCAGAAAGATCAGCGGAAAGACGTAGCGATTGTTCGGGTTGAACAGTTGCATCCGCTACCCCTGAAACAGATTCAACAGGAACTGGGTAAATACGCCAAAGCGAAAGTGTACTGGGTACAGGAAGAACCCAAAAACATGGGCTACTGGTCGTTTATCTTACGTGAATTTGGTTGTGGCGTTGGTATGGAAGTAATTTCGCGTAAAACGTCCGCTTCACCGGCCACTGGGTTCCTCAAAACACATAGTGAAGAACAGGCAGCCCTCATTCAGGAAGCCTTTGCTTAACCAATAAAAAGCCGAATTCAGGTGGCGTTTAGCCTGAATTCGGCCATTTGATTATAAAACCGAACGAATCCTCCCTCCTGGGAAGTACCCAATCATGGCAATCATCGAAATGAAAGTCCCCGTCGTGGGGGAATCCGTCACCGAGGTTACCATCGCCACCTGGAATAAAAAAGATGGCGATACGGTAAAGATGGATGAGGTATTATGCGAGTTAGAGTCTGACAAGGCTACTTTCGAGCTACCCGCTGAAGCGGCGGGTGTGCTGCGTATCCTGGCGAAAGAAGGTGATACGCTCGCCATCGGAGCACCCATCTGCTCGATCTCAACGGACGGTGCAGCTCCCGAAGCTCCTCAAGAAGAAGCTCCGGCGGCGACCCCCAGCAACGGTCAGGCTCCCGAAGCCGCTCCGGCTCCTGCCCCTGAAGCAAAGGCGGAAGAGACCAAAACCATTGAAGTGAAAATTCCGGTAATGGGCGAATCGGTTACCGAGGCTACCATTGCCAACTGGAATAAAAAAGAAGGCGATTTCGTGAAAATGGACGAAATCCTCTGTGAACTGGAATCTGATAAAGCTACGTTCGAACTGCCCGCGGAAGCGGCTGGTACGCTGCACATTATCGCCGAACCCGGCTCTACGCTTGAAATCGGTGCAGTGGTAGCTACCATTACAGTAGGTGCAGGTGCTCCCGCGGCGGCTCCTTCGGCTCCAGCAGCAGCTCCGGCTTCAGGTGGCTCTTCGGCCCCGGTAGCGGATAAAGCCAGTGGCGTAACGCCCGTAGCGGCGGCTATTCTGGCGGACAAAGGCATCAATCCGAAAGACATTCAGGGTTCCGGCGAAGGTGGAAAAATCACCAAAGCGGATGCTCTGAAAGCTACTTCAGCCCCGGCTCCTGCGGCGAAAGCCGAAGCTCCCAAGGCCGCTCCGGCTCCCCAGCCTGCGGCGGCCCCTGCCACTACGAGTGGACGGGCGGAACGTCGTCAACGCATGACTTCGCTGCGGAAAACCATCGCTCGCCGACTGGTAGCCGTGAAGAACGAAACAGCCATGCTGACTACGTTCAACGAAGTGGACATGCAGCCGATCATGGAACTGCGTTCGAAGTTCAAGGACAAATTCAAAGAAAAACACGGCGTTGGTTTGGGCTTCATGTCCTTCTTTGCGAAAGCCGTTTGCGTAGCCCTGAAAGAATTCCAGGCCGTAAACGCTTCCATCGATGGCGATGAAATCGTTTACCATGACTACGTGGATATTTCCGTAGCCGTATCAACCGAGCGTGGTCTGGTGGTTCCGATTCTGCGTAACGCGGATCAACTTAGCTTCGCTGGTATCGAAAAAGGCATTATTGAGCTGGCGGTAAAAGCCCGTGACAATAAGCTGACGATCGAAGATATGTCAGGCGGTACGTTTACGATCACCAACGGTGGTGTATTCGGTTCCATGATGTCTACGCCGATCATCAACGCTCCGCAGGTAGCGATTCTCGGGATGCACAACATCATTGAGCGTCCGGTAGTGGTGAACAAAGAAATCGTAATTCGTCCGATGATGTACATCGCCCTGAGCTACGATCACCGCATCATCGACGGTAAAGAATCCGTAAGCTTCCTAGTACGCGTGAAACAACTGCTGGAAGATCCCGCTCGTCTGTTACTCGACGTTTAGGACGCTATGCTACTTAGTACTCAATCCCCGCTTTCAGCTTACCTGAGGCGGGGATTTCAGTTTTGGGTTTAGCGTTTGGGGTTTATAGTTATCTCTACAGTAACTGTATTACCTGAAGTAGTCTATAGACACCTGGTTTTCTACGACCAAATCCTAACTCAAAACCGTAAACCCTAAACTCAAAACCCTTCCCATGCTTACCCGTTTTGGCCTGCTGGCCTTTTGCCTGGCTTTTTTGCTGGGCTGTACTCCTAAAACGTACCTTCGCGTACCCAAACAGGGGCTTTCCGAGTACCTGAAACCCGAAGCCGGCAAACCTACGCTCATCAGTGCTCACCGGGGCGGTGGCGACTACGCGGGTTACCCCGAAAACTGCCTTGAATCGTTTGCGTATCTGGCGAAACAGGCAGCCATGATTATCGAATGTGACATTGGATTGACGCAGGACAGCGTACTCGTGATGCTGCACGACGACGCACTGGATCGTACGACGACCGGAAAAGGAAAACTTAACGCAGTTTCGTACGCCTATACCCAAAGTCTACATCTGAAAGATAACGCCGGTACTACGACCAAATTCCGGATGCCTACGCTGGAGCAGGTATTGAACTGGGGGAAAGGCAAAGTGATTTATACGCTGGACGTGAAACGCACGGTACCTTTTGAAAAAGTGGTAGACCTGATTCACCGCACCCATACGGAAGACAACTGCGTCGTCATTACGTATAATGCCCAGGATGCCGCAAAAGTCTACAGATTAGATCCCAGTCTGATGATTTCCGTAACCATCCGGAACGAAGCCGAATACAATCGTCACCACGATCTGGGGATTCCTGACAATCGGATGGTAGCCTTCGTGGGAACCCGAGAGCCGTCTGCCGAGCATTACGCTTTTCTGCACAAAAAAGGTATTTCCTGCATTTTAGGAACGCTGGGTAACCTCGATAAAATGGCCCAGGCCAAAGGCGATCAGGTATACGTCAATTTTGCCAAAAACGGAGCGGATATTATGTCCACCGACCGTCCCCTGGAAATGGCGAAGGCTTTACAAAAGAAATAGTAGACTGAAAATCAGCTTCTCAAAATAGCCCGCCGCGTGCGGGCTATTTTATTTAGGGCTATTTCATTGGTATGGCTTTTTCAGGATAGCTGCCCTAAAAAACCAACCTATGGAAAAGGAACTGCTGGAAGAAAAAACCCAAACGCACGGATCGGAATACGATGTAGCCGATGACGTAGCGGGTATTAAGGTAGTGTTTGTCAACGTGTACATGATTGGCAAACCGGGGGAAGGCAACCCCTGGGTACTGGTCGATGCCGCGATTCCAAACTCAGCCAGTCGTCTCATCAAAGAGGCGGAAACGCGTTTTGGTAAAGACAATCCGCCGCAGGCTATTGTGCTTACCCACGGTCACTTCGATCATACCGGAGCACTGGAAGACTTGTTAAAAACTTGGGGAAATATCCCGGTGTATGCTCATCCGCTGGAAATGCCATTCCTGACGGGAAAATCACATTACCCACCACCAGATCCAACGGCGGGTAATGGTGCGATGGCAGCCCTCTCGTTTTTATTTCCAACGCGTCCGCTCGACATTTCAGGTCGGGTGCAGCCTATCCCGCACGATGGTTTTATCGAGGAACTGCCTGACTGGCGGTTCATCCATACGCCCGGTCACGCTCCCGGACACGTATCGTTATTCCGGGATAAAGATAAAGTTCTGATTGCCGGAGATGCTTTTGTAACCACCAATCAGAATTCAGTATTCTCCGTAGCTACCCAGAAGCTGGAACTACACGGACCACCGAGCTACTTTACCTGCGATTGGCGGGCAGCGAAGAAGTCCGTCCGCCGACTAGCTCAGCTTAAACCCAGTGCCGTAGGTACGGGTCACGGCAAAGCCCTGCGGGGTAAAGAGTGGCGGTCGCAGTTACAGGAGCTTTCCGACGAATTTGATACCCGAGCTCTACCTGGCTCCAGTCGCTATATCAATCACCCGGCTCATACGGATGAAAATGGTATTGTGTCTATGCCAACACCGATCTCGTACTGGGTAGCCAAAGGTCTGGCCATCGGGGCGGTAGCGGGCCTAAGCTTATTGGCCTGGAATCGCTTACGAAAATAGCTTGATCTAACATCAAAAAGCCCGACGAATGTTCTTCGTCGGGCTTTTTGATTTCCTGAGAAAACGAATCTCGAACTTCGTTTCCAGACTTTATTCCATCAATCGCTTGATCTCATTTAGCTTCAACAGGGCTTCAATCGGCGTCAGCGTGTTGACGTCGATCCGCGACAGCAGCTCTTCCACTTTTTCAAAACGCGGATCTTTTTCTGCCCCGAATAAACTCATCTGAAAGGCTGGCGTGGCTTTGGGTACTTCCCGCATGCGTTCGGTATGGTTTTCCTTGATGTGATCCTGTTCAAGGTGAGCCAGAATTTCGTTCGCCCGATTAACTACGGCTCCCGGCATACCTGCCATCTGGGCTACGTGGATACCAAAACTATGCTCTGACCCACCGGGTTTCAGCTTCCGCAGGAAAATCACCTTGTTCCCCGATTCCTTCACGGAAACGTTGAAGTTTTTGATTCGGGGGAAATCCTCCGCCAATTGGTTGAGTTCGTGGTAGTGCGTAGCGAAAAGCGTTTTCGGGCGTGCATTCGGCAGGCTATGCAGATACTCGGTAATTCCCCAGGCAATACTTACGCCGTCGTAGGTACTTGTACCCCGTCCAATCTCATCCATCAGGACCAGACTACGGTCGCTGAGGTTATTGAGAATACTCGCCGTTTCGGTCATTTCCACCATGAATGTGCTCTCCCCGCGGCTCAAATTATCGGAAGCCCCTACCCGCGTGAAGACCTTATCGACCAATCCAATATCGGCGGCAGTGGCCGGAACGAAACTACCGATTTGAGCCATCAGCACGATCAGGGCCGTTTGTCGTAGTAAAGCCGATTTCCCCGCCATGTTGGGACCCGTAATCATGATGATTTGCTGCTCTTCGTCGTCCAGCGTTAAATCGTTCGGTACGTAGCTTTCGCCCATGGGTAACTGCTGTTCGATCACCGGGTGTCGACCCGCTGTAATCCGAATCGCTTTGCCCTCGTTTACTTCCGGTTTGGCGTACTTATTCTTTTGAGCAATTTTCGCGAAACTTAGTAAAGCATCCAGCACCGCCAGTACTCGGGCATTTTGCTGAATGGGACTTACGTACTCACTGGCTGTTTGGATCAGTTCGTTGAAGATGCGTTGTTCAATGACGAAGATTTTATCCTCGGCATTCAAAATCTGATCCTCGTATTCTTTCAGTTCAGGCGTAATATAGCGTTCCGCATTGACGAGCGTTTGCTTACGAATCCACTCGGCAGGTACGCGATTCTTGTGAGCATTCGTCACTTCCAGATAATACCCAAACACTTTATTATACGCGATTTTCAGCGAGGTGATGCCCGTATTCGTGATCTCCCGGTTCTGAATATTCACCAGAAAATCCTTTCCTGCATAGGCAATCTGATGCAACTGATCCAACTCGTTATCCACGCCCGATTTGATCATGTTACCCAGGTTGGTCACCAGCGGCGGATCTTCGCGTAATTCCGTTTCAATCTTTTCGAGCAACGATTCGCAGGTATTTAGTTGTTCGGCGTACTTCCGCAGTAAGGGCTGGGTGGCACTGTGCTGCAGCAGAAAATTCCGAATCGGTCCGACGTGCGACAAGGCCCGTTTAAGAGCCAGCATTTCCCGGGGATTGATCCGGCGAACGGCTACTTTGGAAATCAAACGCTCCAGATCGCCGATTTGCCGAAGGTGCGTATCCAGCGTTTCAGCCAGTTCGGTATCCTGCAACAGTAGATCGACCGTATTGAGTCGCTCATGAATGGGTTTTAGTTCCTTCAGCGGTAGTACCAGCCACTTCCGCAGCATGCGGGCTCCCATTGGCGTCAGCGTCTGATCGAGAATCTGAATAAGCGGTACACCGTTCTCCTGCTGAGCCGTTACCAGTTCCAGGTTGCGAATCGTGAAACGATCCAGCCAGACGTACTTATCTTCTTCCAGACGTGTCAATCGGGTAATATGCCCGACATCGCGGTGCTCAGTTTCGGCTAGGTAGTGCAAAATAACCCCCGCTGCAACGATCCCCTCGGTGAGGTTTTCCACCCCAAAGCCTTTGAGCGTCGTAGTATTAAAATGAGCCGTCAGTAAGGGATACGCAAAATCGTGCGTAAAAGCCCAGTCTTCCAGTTGATACGTATTGAATTGCTCTCCGAAAAAGCCCTGAAACTCCGAGCGATTTTTCTTACAAAAGAGTATTTCCGCCGGACTAAAACTTTGCAGTAATTTTTCGACATAAGCCGCATTGCCCTGCGTAGTCAGAAATTCACCCGTCGAAACGTCCAGAAAGGAAATGCCGATTACGTCTTTTTGAAAATGCACGGCTGCCAGGTAATTGTTCCGCCGAACGTCGAGTACGTTGTCGTTAAAAGAAACACCCGGTGTCACCAGCTCCGTAACGCCCCGCCGTACGATGCCTTTGGCCGTAGCCGGATCTTCAAGCTGGTCGCAGATGGCGACGCGTTCGCCCGCCCGTACCAGCTTGGGCAGGTAATTATCCAGTGAGTGATGGGGAAAACCGGCCAGGGGCGTTTCGCCCGAGGTACCGTTGTTTCGTTTGGTGAGCGTAATTCCCAGAATCTTACTGGCCCTTACGGCATCTTCCCCAAACGTTTCGTAAAAATCGCCCACCCGGAACAAGAGAATAGCTCCCGGGTATTGCGTTTTGATTTGATTATACTGCCGATTCAGAGGGGTTTCCTTCTCCTGCTTCCCTGCACCTTCCTTGGATGGACGAGCCATAGTCACTTCAGTCGTTGGGTCAGTGAAAAGCTCCGTAAACGAGCCTTTTTCCTGACCAAATAAACAATGGATAGAAGACAAAGATACGGCCGGAAGAGGTCGCTTGACAAGGCCAACGGGCAGACCTGCTGAAATAATCCTCCCTGTGAATCAGGTCACACCTTAAAGGGTCGTCTGATTTTTTTAGGATAAATCGGAACTTGTTCGCCGAGAAAATTGTAATTTTGCAACCAAGTTGCAGAAAGCTATGAAATCGATCGTATATGCATCCACTTCCGTACTCACGGTGATTGCTCACTGGCTTTGCTGCCTGTTGCCTTTGCTGGCAGCAGTACTGGGCCTGAGCGGTTCTTCGTCGGTACTGAGTTGGGTATTGGATTACCGCTGGTACTTAGTTGGTTTTCAGGTACTCTTAATGAGTTGGTCTTTTTATCATTTATACGTACAGCATCAGCCTAGTCCGCGTTTACGTTACGAACGGGCGATTTTCTGGTTCTTATTAGTGTTCTCGGTAGTGGCCTGGAGCATTCCGCACGAATGGCTGATGTCCAATGATCAGAAAATGGCTACGGCTCAGGTACAGCGGGTATTTAATGCTCGTAAAGTAACACTGGCCTTGTCGGACGATACAACGCCACAAATGCTGGAAAAAAGCCTGGAAAATGTGGATGGTGTTTTGCAGTTGAAGTCCGTACAGGCAGGGATAGTTTCCGTACGCTACGATTTTCGAAAAATCAATAAAGACCAGTTGCTTCAGGACCTTCGTAATCAGGGTCTAGAACTGACGGAAGTCAGCTATCAGTAACGAATGGTTTTCTCCTGCTTTTGTCCTAACATTGCGAAGCTAATTAATCCCTGCTATGATCAAACGTTTTCTCCCTCTGTCGGCTCTCTTCGTCGGTTTACTGTTATTTTCCTGTCAGGAAAAGGAAAATCCCCAGCTGAAAGAAGCGGCGGCCATTCATAACGAAGCTCATGAAATCATGGAAAGTATTGAGCCCGAAGTAGAATCATTGGATAGCTTACAATCCGCTCTGGCCAATAAACAGATCGCCGCGAAAGACACGGCAGCATTTGCTTCGGCTGTAGCTGCTCTGGATAAAGTGAAAACGGACTTCAAAGCCTGGGAAGAAAACTTGGTGACGGTTCCGGGCATGGAACATAAGCACGA
Coding sequences within it:
- the mutS gene encoding DNA mismatch repair protein MutS; the protein is MARPSKEGAGKQEKETPLNRQYNQIKTQYPGAILLFRVGDFYETFGEDAVRASKILGITLTKRNNGTSGETPLAGFPHHSLDNYLPKLVRAGERVAICDQLEDPATAKGIVRRGVTELVTPGVSFNDNVLDVRRNNYLAAVHFQKDVIGISFLDVSTGEFLTTQGNAAYVEKLLQSFSPAEILFCKKNRSEFQGFFGEQFNTYQLEDWAFTHDFAYPLLTAHFNTTTLKGFGVENLTEGIVAAGVILHYLAETEHRDVGHITRLTRLEEDKYVWLDRFTIRNLELVTAQQENGVPLIQILDQTLTPMGARMLRKWLVLPLKELKPIHERLNTVDLLLQDTELAETLDTHLRQIGDLERLISKVAVRRINPREMLALKRALSHVGPIRNFLLQHSATQPLLRKYAEQLNTCESLLEKIETELREDPPLVTNLGNMIKSGVDNELDQLHQIAYAGKDFLVNIQNREITNTGITSLKIAYNKVFGYYLEVTNAHKNRVPAEWIRKQTLVNAERYITPELKEYEDQILNAEDKIFVIEQRIFNELIQTASEYVSPIQQNARVLAVLDALLSFAKIAQKNKYAKPEVNEGKAIRITAGRHPVIEQQLPMGESYVPNDLTLDDEEQQIIMITGPNMAGKSALLRQTALIVLMAQIGSFVPATAADIGLVDKVFTRVGASDNLSRGESTFMVEMTETASILNNLSDRSLVLMDEIGRGTSTYDGVSIAWGITEYLHSLPNARPKTLFATHYHELNQLAEDFPRIKNFNVSVKESGNKVIFLRKLKPGGSEHSFGIHVAQMAGMPGAVVNRANEILAHLEQDHIKENHTERMREVPKATPAFQMSLFGAEKDPRFEKVEELLSRIDVNTLTPIEALLKLNEIKRLME